GAGTTAAAGTATTTCCTTGGAATAGAGGTGATTAAGTCTGAAAAAGGAGTATGTTTGTCACAACGGAAATATTGTTTAGAGTTATTGGCTGACTATGGCATGAGTGCATGCAAACCAGTAAATAATCCAATTGAACAGAATAGTGTTGTTACTGAGTTGTGCAAAAATAACAGTGATATTGTGGATAGTATAACAGGGTATCAAAAACTAGTTGGCAAGCTAATTTATCTTGCACATACTAGGCCAGACATATCATACACTGTTCATTTTTTGAGTCAATACATGCATTGTCCGTCTCAAGGTCATTTAAAGATAGCTTTTAGGCTATTGCGATATTTAAAACGGTCTCCTGGAAAAGGAGTGTTGTTTAGTAAAGGGTCATCTTTTGACTTAGTTGCTTATGCAGACTCGGACTGGGCAAAATGTCTTGAGTCTAGAAGGTCTGTTACTGGTTTCTGTATTTTTTTGGGGAACTCGTTAGTTTCTTGGAAATGTAAGAAGCAGGCTACTGTATCTAGATCATCAACCGAGGCTGAATATAGGTCTATGTGTGCAGCAGCGTGTGATGTTGTGTGGCTAAAAAATCTATTACTTGAGTTAAATGTATCAGTTAAGTTGTCGGTTCAGTTGTATTGTGATAACAATGCTGCTTTGTCCATAGCAGTTAATCCGGTATTTCATGATCGCACTAAACATTTTGAAATTGATTTGTTTTTCTTGAGAGAATTAATTTCAAAAGGTATTATAAGTGTTGGAGGAGTTCAGTCAGCCGATCAGCTAGCGGACTTGTTGACAAAAGGACTTCTAGTTGGACAGCATATTGAATTGTGTTCAAAAATGCATCTGGTTGATTTTTTTGGATATTAAATTGAGGCGGGGTGTAAAAAATACAAAAGGTAATATCTTTTTTATCTTTGCAATTTAATATCTCTCTTAGTTTATGGCTGCTATAATCGTTCTGTTATATTTTTTTGTAACATGTGCTGTTGGGCCGAGTATTGTTCCTGTCATATGAGAAGCTGGGCTTGTTGGTGAGTAGATTGGCTGGGCCTGTTGATGGACTTATAAAGCAGTTGCATAACTCGTTCCAGGAGATAGATAACAACACATTCAGATATTTTTGGCCATTCATTCAAGTCCGTTCTTTCATCGAGGGTCTTCCTTTTTCCTTTCCTCTCTCTTCAAGGCGATCTAGGGTTCTGTAAAAGCTTTGATTTCTCTTTGAATCAAATTTTATAGTATTTCCTGTTGTAGTTCGTAAGAGATTATCGGTTCGATCATCTCTGTGTGTCAAGAGTTGTATTTGGTGGATTGTGTCTCTTGTGTTCTTGGATCAACAGTTTTGTATCAAAATTTCTTGAATattttgttgattgtttgtggTACCAGTCATTTTGACATAAACGACTTTAAGTTTTGTCatcccacctatgtgggacaagatgacaaatctcaatccatttttctcatctttgtttttccaaacaaacaacttcaagcttcgatatctcattcatcttagctctatttggacatagtttgaacacaaaccataaataattatttatacaacacatatataaatattattgatgtccaaaatatttagtgaaaaactcattttcactaaaatttccaacatttttaacggcaaatttagaTCACTAGAGTATACTATGTCACTagcagcagaaccacccgatcatatccatatcCAGTATGCATGATTCCAACATTTTTAACGGCAAATTCagaagaaaacccaataaatataaGAAAAACCCATGTTATAGAAATTGAACCAAAAATTTATTAGTCATAAAATTTTATCCTACCATAAAATGTCACTAGAATATATACCAATGGGCAAACACAATACAAATTATATGATGATCCAAAAACTACACATTTACATACATAATTTCCATGAGTGTGCCAAAtcaccacccacccacccacGTCTCAAAAGGGCAGATGCCAATATGCCATTGCCATATGACATCATACACAATTTTATAAACTTTGTTTTCATTCATAAAAATATTCCACGTGTCAATTAACAAACCATGAACAACAACACTTGGCGTTGAAGTTAACCATTGCGTGTACTGAATATGTTGGATAAAATTCAAATTAAACACAACAATTATATCACACATTTTTTGTAACCAAACATACATATAACAACACCTGTATATATCTACACTATCCATTGTACCCCATGCTTCACTTGTTGTACTTTCACTAAAATCCCATTTTACCCCTCCACTCCCAGTCACACTTTCTTCATCATCAACGGAATCAGAATATTCCCacgtagtagtagtagtagccgTCACGTGCCTCACCACCTCCCACCCTTCCGTTTCCCAAATTACCCCTGAAGTTGAAGCTAATTTACCAATCCTCTGTTTCGCGTTGTTCATGCTGAATTGACACGTGTCAACGGTTGATTCGTAAGTTGAACTTGAACTTGAACCTGAACTTGAACTTGAATTTGAATCAGACCAATCAAATATGCATCTTGGAGACAATTTACAAGTGTTGATCGTGATCTGCGGTGAGGATGGTGGGGAACAGGATAACAGAAATGGGTGCTGTAGCAGCTGATCACAGCTCCATCTTTCACTCGGTTCACGTTtcaaacacttgtttaaaaaatCACGTAGATCGTGCGGTACCGGAGTTGTTGTTTTCAACTCCGGTACCGCGCCGGAGTATCCGATTAACCGGAGAGTGTCGACTCCCCGGTCTTGCCAGGCTGGCTTTCCGGTGATCATTTCGATCACTGTACACCCTAACGACCATACATCGGACTCTGGTCCGATGTACTCGCCTCGGATGACCTCAGGCGCCATCCATAACGGACTGCCACGTGTGTTACACGTGATATTCCTTACATCAATCGCGGAACCGAAGTCGGCAAGCTTGGCGGTTCCGGCGGTGTTTCCGAGCAATATATTCGCGCCTTTTACGTCGCAGTGGACGATGTTTCGGGCGTGAATGTAGCTCAACGCGGACGTGATGCACCACGTGTAATCCCGAACATcattcgtgctgataacgtgttgtttTGCCACGTCAGCAAGAGTGCCATTGGGCATGTACTCCATGTGTAGGTTCCGGTACACGGATAACCCCTCACGCGTAACGTCGTCTCCGAGATATTTAACGATGTGTGGCGAGGATAGCGATTTCAATATGCGAATCTCGCTCTCGAGATACCGGAGAAACTCGTTAGATTTTTTCTCGACGGATTTGACCGCGAGTGTTTGACCGGATTGGTCAACGGCGAGACTCACCGCTCCAAATGATCCTTTACCGATGTTGTTCAGACGGTACCAGCTGGACTCACAAGATGTGGTATAATTGTTCATTTGTGTTGAGTTTGTTATTTGTTGTATAGATGTGGGTTGGgggttatatacttatatatatatgtgtgtgtgtgatgaATGGCAATTGACAAGTGGAAGGTGAATAAGGATGCATGAATATAATGACGTATAACGGCTAAtgatatagatatagatacaAGGTTTGATCCTAATCCAGTGCATGTGGAATGAAGGAAGGTTACTTGGCAAAGTTGGGTTAGTGTACAAAACATGAGGACTGCTActtctttaattattatttaccACTTTCCTTACACTTATCTACTTTCTAATACAACGAATCTTTAGTAAACTGAAATTGAATAACCGTTGCAATCATTCTATAATAATTTTTCTTAAATGATTGTTTTTTTAACCGCCAAGGAATCCTTCAAACGGGCTATTAGCGAAATTCACAACATCGAGATACACTCGTCTTTGAactggggaaaaccctcacctagggcagaAGCCCATGAACACTCGCccaaaggcacgacagtgcggtgagatAAAATCCATTCAGTTCAAGGATCAAAttagcgatcgccgcctactcgcctagtcttcCATCATCACCAGGTACCGCTAAAAACTAACGAGAAGAagcaggaattgaacttgggtctctTGGAAACCCAAGTCTCTCCCTTAAATGATTGTAACTTGAAGAATATTATATTCTTCAATATTCTTCAAGTTACAATTATTTAAGGGAGAGACTTGGGTTTTCAAGAGACCCAATTTCAATGTGTAACATACATAAAAAGTTTAAAATGCTTTCATTGTTTTAAACTAGTGGGATTACCCGCGCTTCGCAGCGGGTTTTGATCAGTATCAGTTCGGTCAGATACAGTACCAACACTCAAAATAGCAACCGAAAAAGATATGCACAAGAAGATATTGATACTTGTTTACATCgatagaaaaccataaaaacgaatgcCAATATCGGTATCGATGTTTTTCAGCTGGTAACAATTCGATTCATCAAGCTAAAGTTATCATACTGGCAATTGTTACCACTACGGTATAAAAATACTCTATTGCGAACACAACTCTATTTTTGACAAACTTTATACCGCcaaagaaaactataaaaataaatatggtACCAGTACCGATGTAGTTCAGATGGTATCGGCACAATTTCTTACGATAAAGAAACAAAATCGGCTATATTTGACTCGTTCAAATATATATAAacgaaaaacaaaatatattaaaagtaattataataatacaatattataataataataataatactacagtaatagaaattttaaattttaaagaaaaaaataacaaaaattattattaaaagtaaaagtaaaaaaaaaaacaataacaataaaaattTATTGTTAATTAAGTTTGCTTGATACAAAagttaaattaaatatatatttttagatgtataattagaTGTTACTGTTTATCCTCTTTGAAAATGTAAGGATGTATAATGCTTTTCCCTAGTTTCCAATCTAACATGTAGCTTTCTACGGCTTTAGGCTGTAGTCTGTAGACCGATTTAGTCTAgacatctaaaacatatatatTAGATGATTAGCTCTATGGGCGGCTCTATGAAGCAACCAGGGGTGTACCCCTCAATTTTGTCGATgaagtgtaaaattagtgtataattttttttttcttttatgttgAGCAAATATTACCATAACTCGAGGttcatgaattttttttttggacaCCCCTGAATGTTTCTTCTAGTTCCGAGCTCTATGCACGTTAACGAGAGGTGACTAGAAACCTATCCAATTGGCAGGAAATATGAAAAAAGGTTTATATTTCTTGATTGATCAACCAATACAATTGGCCAAAGATATAAAGGGGGGGCCGATGACATAGAAAAGGAAAACAATATCAATGCCATGATTGTAGGcaataaaataaagacaataaacaataaaatacTTTCCCACAATATTCCCCCTCAAGTTGGAGCGTGAAGATTTCGAACGCCCAACTTGACAAGTAAACTCTGCAACTGTTTCGATCCGAGAGCTTTGGTGAACAAATCTGCTACTTGAAGTTTAGTGTTGACATGAAACGGCTCCACCTCTTTTGACTCTACTCGTTCACGAACGAAATAACAATCCATTTCAACATGTTTAGTTCGTTCATGGAAGACGGGATTGTTGGCAATGTGTTTGACTGCAAGATTGTCACAGAAAATTGCGGTCGGCTTTACTTGGGTAGTGTCAAGATCCTTAAGGAGCCATCTCACCCAAAGAACTTCACTGACGGTGGTAGCCATGGCCCTATACTCTGCCTCGGCAGACGATCGGGACACAACGGATTGCTTTTTGGACTTCCAGGAAACGGGAGCACCTCCAAGAAGAAGAAGGTATCCGGTTCTTGATCGTCTAGTAATGGGACAACCTAGCCAATCTGAATCAGTGTATGCGATCAAGTCGTTTCCCCCTTTCTTTGGTAAAAGAATGCCCTGACCGGCCGTGGCCTTCAGGTACCGAACCACTCTAGTAGCAGCATCGAGATGGCTCTGTCTAGGGTCTGACACGAATTGGCTCAAAATGCTAACCGAATGGGCAATGTCGGGGCGAGTTGCCTGAAGATAAAGTAGTCTTCCAACAAGACGCCGATAATGACTTGCATCAACTCGGTCTTCTTCCTTTCCATTTTGCAACTTTAAATTCTGTTCCATGGGCAGGGGGCTAGGCCGACAACCGAGCATCCCGGCATCTTCAAGAATGTCAAGGGTGTATTTTCTTTGGCTAAGAACCATCCCTTCTTCCGTTCGAGCAACCTCGATACCCAAGAAATACTTGAGGCTTCCAAGATCTTTTATACTGAAATGTTCATTCAAAAATCGCTTTGTTTCATTTATTTTTGTGGCATCATTTCCAACCAAAATGACATCATCGACGTATATCAAAACGGCAATATACGTTCCTCCATTTCTAAAAACGAACAAGGAGTGATCTGCCTTAGACTGTCTAAACCCCTTTTCTAGAAGAACCGAAGTGAATTTATGATACCAGTTTCTTGAGGCTTGTTTGAGACCGTACAACGACTTTCTCAACCGACACACTTTATTTCCCTTTTCCTTTTCAAAACCTTGTGGTATCTTCATGTAGACTTCTTCTTCCAAATCTCCATGAAGAAAGGCATTGTTCACATCCAACTGGTGAACTAACCAATTTCTTTTAACCGCAACCGCCAAAATGGTTCGAATCGTAACCAACTTTGCAACAGGGGCAAAGGTGTCATGGAAATCGATCCCCTCCATCTGAGTAAAACTTTTGGCAACTAAGCGAGCTTTGTATCTTTCAATGTCTCCATTCGGCTTGTACTTCACTTTGTATACCCACTTGGAGTCAATCGCTTTCTTTCCCTTGGGTAAGTCTTCAAGTGTCCATGTACCGTTCATTTCAAGTGCCTCTATCTCACGCTTCATGGCCTTTCTCCAGTTTTCGTTCTGTACAGCTTGGTGGAAATTTTTAGGCTCATCGGTTTGGTCGATGGCCAATAGGAAGGCTTTGTGAGAGTTAGAAAAATTATTATAACACACATAGTGAGACATAGGATGTACCGTAGAGGAGCGTTGGTCGGTGGCGGATGGTGCATGGTCGAGGGATGGTGGTAGTGTAACATCGTACCCATCTAGACGTTTGGATCTcgctctttctcttctttctctagCTGCCGGTTCGGGACCCAATGGTTCGGAATTATTTGTTTGAGGGTGAGACTCCGGGTTGACCGGAAGAGGCTCCGGATCAACTGGTTCGGCAGAAACGGGCTCAACGGGTTGACCGGAAGATGCAGGTGAACGACCTTCTAAACGACAACAACTACTTAGATTGGTTCCAAGAGATGGAGAATTTCTTGTTTGCCAAAAACAAGATTGGGTTCGTTGACGGTACCGTAAAGAAGCCCGAAAAGAACGACATCAACCATATGGCATGGCTGCGGTGTGACGCTATGATTAAGGGGTGGCTCACCACGGCTATGGAGAAAGAGATACGGGTCAGCGTGAAATACGCAACCACTGCTGAAGAAATCTAGAAAGACTTACGTGAACGGTTTGGAAAGGAAAGTGCACCGAGGGCTTATGAGTTGAAACAACTCTTAAGCATGACAAAGCAGGATGGGTCTTCGGTTTCGGCTTACTATACACGACTGAGGGTTATATGGGACGAGATTGGATCGGTGTTTCCCGTAGCAAGATGCTCGTGTGGTGAATGCAAGTGTGGAGTCGGCAAAACCGCAGGCGAACAGAGAGATAAAGAGAAGTTGTATGAATTCCTCCTTGGCCTTGATAATGATTATTCCACCATCAGAACCCAGATTCTCGCTATGAAGCCGGTCCCGTCATTAGGTGAAGCCTATCGACTGGCTTCGGAAGATGAGCAGCAGAGAGCGGTTTCGGGTGGAAGAAAAATTGGCCCAGATAATGCCTCAGCATTCCATGCTTATACCAAGCGAGAAGGAGGAAGTAATGGCTCAGGAAAGAACATGTCAAAGGGTTCTAAGGGAGGAAAGGTTGAAAAGGAGGGCCATTGTGACTACTGCAACAAAGACGGGCATAAACGTGACGGGTGTTTCAAGCTTATCGGGTACCCGGATTGGTGGCCCGGGAAAGGTAAAACCGAGAAAGCGAATCCAAAGGCCGCTTGTGTCGAGGAGAGTCCTTTGCCAGGGCTTAACACCGAGCAATACCAACAATTCTTGAACATGTTTGGAAATAAGGAACCGACCGAAAACACATTGACAGAAAACTTTGCAGGTAATGTTAAACGCAAAGGTAAGTGGATCGTTGATTCGGGTGCTACGACCCATATAACACACAGGAAGGAGTGGCTTGATAATCAAGTAACGACATCAAACGAAATGCAAGTCTCTATCCCGAATGGTTCCCTTATTCCGGTAGAGGGGAAGGGGGCTTGCACCCTTCCAAATGGCTTAAAAATTAACAATGTTTTGCATGTTCCCAAATTTACATGCAACCTGTTGTCCGTTAGTCGATTATCGAATGACTTACAATGTGCTGTAACCTTCTTTCCTACCTTTTGTGTCATGCAGGATTTGACCACGAGGAAGTTGATTGGAGCGGGTGAGTGCAAGGATGGTCTCTATGAGGTGGACATGGTGCGTAATGAAAGGAAGGCGATGATGGTGACTCTGGATGTTTGGTACCAACGTTTGGCTCATGCTTCACGGGAAAAGCTCTCGCATTTTGATTTTATAGATTTTTCTTCAAAAACTAGTATGTTCTTTTGTGACTCTTGTGTTAAAGCCAAGCATAAAAGGTTACCATTTCCTATTAGTTCCATTAAAACGAAGGATTGTTTTGAGCTTGTGCATTGTGACATCTGGGGTAAATATAGAACGCCTTCACTTACTCAGGCGAGATATTTTCTCACGATTGTTGATGATTACAGTAGAGCGGTTTGGGTTTTCTTATTAAAACACAAAAGTGAGGTGAGTGACTGTCTCATTTACTTTCACCAATATGCCAAGACCCAATTTTCGAAACCAATAAAACGCATTCGATGTGATAATGGTGGGGAATTCACCTCCAACCGTATGGCAAAGTTTTATGCAGAATCCGGTATTCTACTCGAAACCACTTGTCCACATACACCTCAACAAAATGGTGTTGTGGAGAGGAAGCACCGGCATCTCCTTGAAACGGCCCGGTCTCTTCGGTTTGAGGCTAACCTACCAAAGAAATTTTGGGGGGAATGCATCCTTACTGCAGCTCATGTGATTAACCGACTCCCATCTAAACTCATAGAAAACAAAACACCTTATGAAATTATCCACCAAGAAAAACCGAACTTCAATTTGTTAAGGGTTTTCGGATGCCTCGCATATTATAGAAACACCGATACAAACGGAGATAAGCTTGAGGAAAGGGGGAAGGCAGGGGTATTTCTCGGCTATCCAAGTGGAACAAAAGGATATAAAGTCTTTGATGTGCAGAAAAATAAGATGATCATCTCAAGGGATGTAAAGTTTATCGAAAACATTTTTCCATACAAGAACCGTGAATCTCAATCCATAGGCAAAGATGATGGTGTTTTTTGTTTTCCCCCATGGTATTATGGGGATGACAATGAAGTTTTAAAGGAAAAGAGAGAGTCCGCTGCTGAAAGTATTGATGTTGAGGAAAACGAAACCGAGCGGGATCACGTGGAGGCCAATACTAATGGTGACAATGAGTCCACCGAGTTTGAAAACTCAGAGCTCATTATGAGGATCATGTTCCTGCTCCTGCATCTGTCTCGGAGTGTCCGAAGGATGTAGATAGAAGGGTGAACCGTGGTCGGTGGTTTGATCTTGTTTCTGGTTCTTGGCTGCAGATGTATCATCTTCTCCAGCCATGTTTGATTTGAGAGGGGTTGGTTAGGATTCAAGATATTGGCCGAGCAAATCGCTGCTCTGATACCATACGAAAAAAGGTTTATATTTCTTGATTGATCAACCAATACAATTGGCCAAAGATATAAAAGGGGGGCCGATGACATAGAAAAGGAAAACAATATCAATGCCATGATTGTAGGcaataaaataaagacaataaacaataaaatacTTTCCCACAATAGGAAACCCTAAACACTAAATCATGGATGCTCAATTTTGGAATCTTGGTCTACAGTTTTATGCTTTTCAcaccaactttttgttgatattATATGATCGTGTTCATTGTATGGCATTTGTCAACACTTGCCGATGTCTTCAGCTTCAGCGAGGTCCTACTCAAACGGTGTGCGACAAAACAAAATGGACATACAACTCCGCTCCTTATACACTTATGATACATATTCATGCTTGTTAATCCTTTATATATGTGTACTGCGTTGTTTGTCGAAGTGTCTATGAGCATTCGATCTTGTGTGTCTTCTAGCGGATTCTTTCATTATGTTTGATCGTGGAGATGAGATATGACACCATAACACCATTGAGACGACTTCTGAAACATTATAATCTCCCTTTTTGAAGTGTTGTAACATCAAAAAGGTAGCCATTATAATACCCATAACGTGACATATCCCAAGTGTTATATTGTGTTACAAGCAAGGCAAAATTGATTTTAATGTAGTTCCACATAaagtattttaattattttttgatCATT
This genomic stretch from Helianthus annuus cultivar XRQ/B chromosome 8, HanXRQr2.0-SUNRISE, whole genome shotgun sequence harbors:
- the LOC110873255 gene encoding mitogen-activated protein kinase kinase kinase 18 translates to MNNYTTSCESSWYRLNNIGKGSFGAVSLAVDQSGQTLAVKSVEKKSNEFLRYLESEIRILKSLSSPHIVKYLGDDVTREGLSVYRNLHMEYMPNGTLADVAKQHVISTNDVRDYTWCITSALSYIHARNIVHCDVKGANILLGNTAGTAKLADFGSAIDVRNITCNTRGSPLWMAPEVIRGEYIGPESDVWSLGCTVIEMITGKPAWQDRGVDTLRLIGYSGAVPELKTTTPVPHDLRDFLNKCLKREPSERWSCDQLLQHPFLLSCSPPSSPQITINTCKLSPRCIFDWSDSNSSSSSGSSSSSTYESTVDTCQFSMNNAKQRIGKLASTSGVIWETEGWEVVRHVTATTTTTWEYSDSVDDEESVTGSGGVKWDFSESTTSEAWGTMDSVDIYRCCYMYVWLQKMCDIIVVFNLNFIQHIQYTQWLTSTPSVVVHGLLIDTWNIFMNENKVYKIVYDVIWQWHIGICPFETWVGGW